The following nucleotide sequence is from Streptomyces xiamenensis.
CTACCGCGAGTTCCTCATGGGCGGCATCTTCGCCCAGACCGTCACCTTCGCCACCGCCGGCGCCGCCGCCGGCATCGCCGAGGACATGCAGAAAGGCATCATCGACCGCTTCCGCTCCCTGCCCATGGCCCGCGGCGCCGTCCTCACCGGACGCACCTTCGCCGACCTGGCCCAGACCGCCGTCATCCTGGTCGTGCTCGCCATCGTCGCGTTCCTGGTCGGCTGGCGCATCCACCACGGGCCGCTCAGCGCCCTGGGGGCCTTCGGACTGCTGCTCCTGCTCGGCTACGCCTTCACCTGGATCGGCGCCCTCATCGGGCTCTCCGTACGCACCCCGGAGGCGGCCACCTCCGGCGGACTGGTGTGGCTGTTCCCGCTCACCTTCATCTCCGTCGCCTTCGTCCCCTCCGAGAACATGCCCGGCTGGCTCCAGCCCGTCGCCGAGTGGAACCCCTTCAGCGCCACCGTGCTGGCCGTGCGCGATCTGTTCGGCAACCTGCCGCCCGGCTACCAGGCCCCCGACGTGTGGCCCATGCAGCATCCGGCCCTCGCGTCGATCCTCTGGTCCGTCCTCATCATCGTGATCTTTCGCACGCTTGCGGTGCGCAAGTACCAGCGCGCCACGGGCTGACGCCACCCAGCGGCACGAACTCCCGTCCAAGCCCCCTTGGCCCACAGGGAAGTTGCGTATTCAATTCATCACGCAGAACGGCACGGTTCGGCCAATAACAGCGTGAGGCGGCGGGCGCGGGGAAGGCGTCCGGGTGTCTGGAGGCAGACACCACGGGAGGGGGACACATGGCGACACAACTGGCACTGACCCAGGAGCACCGGGCGGAGATCGACCGGCTCCTGGTGCGGGCCGCGGAAGAAGAGGTGCGGCGCTCCGACGGCCGCGTCGACGGGAGGCAACTGCTCCAACGCGCCCGCAGCACCATCGACGAGATCCACCGGCCGGCCCTGGAGGAGTACGCCGTCTACCGGCGCGCCGAGGACGAGTTCTCCCCGGGCCGGCTGTCCGACCGCTTCCGCCCCCAGGCCCTGGGTGGTGCCATCGCCGCGACCGTCGCCGCCTCGGTCGCCGTCCTCATCCTCGTCGGCGGCAGTGACCTGGCCACCTCCGTGGCCTTCTTCGACGCCGTCGTCACCATCGCCGCCGGGCTCCTCGGCTACGCCCTGTACGCCGTCTTCGCCCACCAGTGGGCCATCCAGCGGCACGCGGGCGACCGGCACCAGCCCGGCGGCGTCGAGGCGCTGCGCCTGGAATGGCTCACCGCCGTCGAGGTACGCGGCATCCGCCCCTACCTCGACCAGCAGCGCGCCCTGACCCCGCACCGCGAGAGCGCCGTCCCCGAACAGCGCGACCCGCGCCGCGCCCCCCAGCAGCAGCGCCGGCCCGACCGCAGCGCCGCCGCCCGCACCCGCTCCGTCCTCACCAAATCCTTCGGCCGGCTGCCCGAACCGGGACACCCCTTCATCGGGCGCCGCCGCCATCTCACCCAGATCACCCAGTGGGTCAACCGCGACCGGGCCCGCACCGACACCCGGCCCACCGTCGTCGTCCTGCACGGACCCTCCGGCTCCGGGCGCACCATGCTCGCCCGCTGGGCCGCCCACGAACTGCGCGAACTCTTCCGCGGCGCCTGCCTGGTCGACCTGCGCGGCCAAAGCGTCGACCCGCTGCCCACCCGCGACGCCATCCTGCACCTCATGAACCGCCTCGGCGCCCCCCGCGACCAGCTGCTCTTCCGCGAGGGCGCCGGCCGCGAGGCCGACGCCGGACAGCTGCGCCGCCTCGCCGAGCGCTACCACCAGCACCTCGCCGGGCTCCCCGTCGTGATCATCCTCGACGACGCCACCGACGCCGAACAGGTGCGCACCCTCATCCCCGAACGCTCCGACTCCCTCGTCCTGGTCACCGCCGCCGAGCCCCTCGACCTCGACCCGGAGCTGCCCGCCTCCGTGCACCAGCTCCCGCTGGAGGCCCTGGACCCCACCAGCGCCGAGGAACTCCTGCGCGCCAATGTCGGCCTGGGGTCCCCCCTGCTCGAAGAGCAGGCGGACGGCCCGGCCCCCGGCGCCGGACCCGGGAACGCGTCCGAGTGGCTGCGCCTGGCCGACCTGTGCGACGGCCGCCCCCTGCTGCTCCAGCTGGTCGCCTCCGCCCTCACCCACCGCACCCCCGCCCAGCTCATCGAGGCCCTGGAGGCCGCCACCCCGGAAGGGCCGGGCGAGGACCCCGCCGAGCGCGTCCTGCGCACCCGCTACACCGACCTCAGCGAGCCGGCCCGCCGCCTGCTGCGCCGCCTCGCGCTGGCCGGCCGTGCCAGCCTCGGCGCCCGCGCCGCCGCCGCCCTGCTCGACGTAGGCCAGTCCGAGGGCGCCCAGCGCCTGGAGGAACTCAACCAGGCCGGGTTCCTCCACAACGTGCGCGGCAGCCGCTACCGCCTCCACGACCTGGTGCGCCGCTTCGCCCGCGTCCGCCTCTTCGACGAGGAGAGCCACGAGGAGCGCTCGGCCGCCCAGGAACGGCTCATCCGCAGCTACGCCGAACTCGCCGACACCGTGATCCGGCTGGTCGACGGCAAGACCTCCACCCGCGCCGACCTGCTGCCCGCCGCCGCCGGCGGCCACGGCTTCAGCTCCCTGGACTCCGCCCTGCGCTGGCTGGACGACGAGACCAGCTTCATCACCGCCACCCTGCGCTACGCCGACGAACGCGTGGACCGGCAGGCCGTCCAGCACCTGCTGGGCGCGCTGTGCGACTACTGCCTGCTGCGCGGCGACCTCTACCGGCTCGGCGAGCTGAACGAACTCACCCAGGCCGTCAACCAGGGCCTGCTCACCCGCTCCGTGCAGTGGCGCACCGGCGTCGCGGCCCGGCAGCTCGGCGAGCTCGACAAGGCCCGCTCCACCCTGTCCTCGGTGGTCACCCTCTACCAGGAGGCCCAGAACAACGCGGGCACCGCCCGCGCGCTGCGCGATCTGGGCATCACCCTCCAGCACCAGGGCCAGCTGCCCGAGGCGCAGAGCAAGCTGCGCGAGGCACTCGACCTCCAGCAGGCGCGCGAACTGGCCGGTGACCGGGGCTGGACCCTCCACGCGCTGGCCGCCGTCGAACGCGAACGCGGCCGGCTCGGCTCCGCCCGCGGCATGCTGGCCGAGGCCCTGCGCCTGCACCAGGGCAGCGGCTCGGTGCACGGCGAGGCGTGGACCAGGTTCCAGCTCGGCCAGACCCTGCTGTGGGCCGGCCGCATCCCCGACGCCGAGCAGGAACTGCGGACCGCGCTCGACCTGTACGAACGCTCCCAGGACGTCCGCGGCGTCGCCTTCGCCACCACCGAGCTCGGGCTGGCCCGGCTCCACGACGGCGACACGACCTCCGCCCAGGAGCAGCTGCGGGCCGCGCTCGCCCAGCACCGCGAGACCGAGGACGCCCGCGGCGAGGCCTGGAGCCTGTACTACCTGGGGCAGGCGCAGGAGGAGGGTGGTGACCCGGAGAGCGCGCTGCGCTCGCTGGAACAGGCGCGCACCATGTTCAGCCGGATGCGGGACATCTACGGGCTGGCCTGGGCCCGGCACCACTCGGCCCGGGTGACCCGCGACATCAGGGCCCAGAGCACCGGCTCGCTGCGCAACTCGGGCTTCGCCCGCCAGCTGCTCACCGACGCCCGGCGCGACTTCCAGCGGGCCGGGGTGACGCACGGCGAGGCGTGGTCGGCGCTGGAACTGGCCGTGATCGACGCGGGCAACGAGCGGGCCGGGCAGGCACTGGAGCTGGCCGACGAGGCGCTGCGGCTGTTCACCGAGGGCTACGGCGACGGGGAGCCGGACCGGCGCGGCGCGGACTGGGCGCAGTTCCTGCGCTGCACGCTGCTGCCGCTCGCCTCACCGGGCGGCTCCGAGATCGGCGAGGCGGTGGCGCAGCAGGAGCTGAGCGAGCTGCTGGAGGCGGAGCATCCGCTGCGCGATCCGCGGCTGACGGACGCGGCCTCCTCGTACGTCCTGATGCTGGAACGCGGTCACGGCCCCGAGTCGGGCTGGACCGCGTGGCGGATGGGCATGGTGCCGCGCCGCGGCGCCCGGGACGTCCTGGGCGTGCCGGCCTGACCGTACGGCCCACCGGCAGGGCGGGGTGCGCGGCCTACGGGCGGCTCCCGGCCCGGCCGACGGCCGCCGTGGTCGCGGCGGCAGCCCGAGGCCCGCCGCCGACCGACCGCCGGGAGCCGGAACGAGGACCGGGAAGGACCCCGGGGAACGCCGGGGTCAGGCCCGCGAGGAGGCGGGATCCCGGTCGGCGGCGGCCGGGCCGGAGCCCTTCGGCTCCTCCCCGGCACCGCCGCCACCGTTCCCGTCGCCGTCCGGGCCGTCCGTCCCCTCGCCCCGCTGGGCGCGTTCCTGCTCCTTGAAGTCGATCCTGCCCAGCTGCCGGCTCATCGACTTCAGCAGCACCCAGACAGCCAGCCCCAGCACCGCGAACACGATGAAGCCCAGCACGCCGGGCGTCACCGTGTACTCGGTGAGTTTCTTTTCGGCCTGCTCGGCCAGGGGAAGCAGCTCACTCATACCGGTCATTGTCGCGGATGCCCGCGAACAGGTCCGACTCGGGGATGGAGGTCTGCACGCGCGACTGGGCCAGCTCGTAGTCCTCCGTCGGCCACACCTCCTGCTGCACGTCCATCGGCACCCGGAACCAGCCGCCCTCCGGGTCGATCTGCGTGGCGTGCGCGATCAGCGCCTTGTCCCGCACCGGGAAGAACTCCGCGCAGGGCACGAACGTCGTCAGCGTGCGCCCCACCCGCTCCATCTCGTCCCAGCGCTCCAGCCACTCCCCGTACGGCGACTCCAGCCCGCGCGCCAGCAGCGCCTCGTGCAGCGCGACCGTGCGCGGCCGGTTGAAGCCCTGGTTGTAGTACAGCTTCAGCGGCGTCCACGGCTCACCCGCGTCCGGGTAGCGCTCCGGGTCGCCCGCCGCCTCGTACGCCACCATCGAGATCTTGTGCGTCATGATGTGGTCCGGGTGCGGGTAACCGCCGTTCTCGTCGTACGTGGTGATCACGTGCGGCTTGAACGAGCGGATCAGCGCCACCAGCGGCTCGGCCGCCGCCTCGACATCCTGGAGCCCGAAGCACCCCTCGGGCAGCGGCGGCAGCGGATCGCCCTCCGGCAGCCCGGAGTCCACGAACCCCAGCCACTCCTGCCGCACCCCGAGAATCTCCCGGGCCTCGGCCATCTCCTTCGCCCGTACCTCGTGAATGTTCTCCTCGATGTACGCGTCACCCTGGAGCTTCGGGTTGAGGATGGAACCCCGCTCGCCGCCGGTGCAGGTGACGACGAGGACGTCCACCCCCTCGGAGACGTACTTCGCCATCGTCGCGGCGCCCTTGCTCGACTCGTCGTCGGGGTGGGCGTGCACGGCCATGAGCCGCAGCTGCTTGGTCAAGGCTCGATCCTCGTGTCTTGGTCCTGGAGTCGCCTTCTATAGTGACTGATGGACCGGCTCGGGATATTCCCGTCCGTCCCGCCCAAGACACCCCGCCGATCCCACGCCCACCGCCGGAGGACGCACCATGGCTACCGTTCGTGACGGCGTGCCCGAGGGGCGCTACGGCCGGACCGGCACCGACGCCGACGCTCGCACCGACCGGCGGCTGAAGATCACCGGCCTCGTGCTCGGCGTGCTGCTGCTCGCCTTCGTCGGCTGGGCGGGCGTCTCCTACATCTCCGGGCAGAAGGTCACCGCAGAGGTGACCGGATTCACGGTCACCTCCGACACCGAGGTCTCGGTGAATATCGCCGTGCGCAAGCCCGCCTCCGTCACCGGCGTCTGCACCGTGCGCTCGCAGGCCGCCGACGGTCTCGAAGTCGGCCGGGCCGAGTTCCGTTTCGAGGAGAACAGCGACTCGGTGCACCGTTCCGTGGTGCTGAGGACCACCGAACTCGCCACCTCGGCCGAGCTGATGGGCTGCGCCGAGGGCTGACCGGTCCTGACCCCCGTCCCCGCCGGGGTCGGCTCGTGTGGGTTTGCCCACGTCCGGACGGGGTAAATCCTTTCGCAAATCGATCGGCGTTGTTAGGGTCGACGTTTCGATCGCTGATTCGCCCACCCAGGAGCGCTGCCTTCCGGGCGGGCGATGTTTTTGTATCGACCCTCCGTTGTATCCATCATCACCCGTACCCGAGGAGCACCTGTGACCCAGACCAGCGACACTGTCACCTGGCTGACCCAGGAGGCGTATGACCAGCTGAAGACGGAGCTGGAGTATCTGTCGGGTCCCGCGCGCATCGAGATCGCCAGGAAGATCGAGGCCGCCCGGGAAGAGGGCGACCTCAAGGAGAACGCCGGTTATCACGCGGCGAAGGAAGAGCAGGGCAAGCAGGAGGCGCGGGTGCGCCAGCTGACCCAGCTGCTGGAAAGCGCGCAGGTCGGACAGGCTCCGGCGGACACCGGCGTGGTCGCCCCCGGCATGGTCGTCACGATCGCCTTCGACGGCGACGAGGACGACACCATGACGTTTCTGCTCGCCTCCCGCGAATTCGCCACCTCGGACATCGAGACGTATTCGCCGAAGTCACCGCTGGGCAGTGGCGTCAATGGCAAGAAGGTGGGACAGGACGCGCAGTACGAGCTGCCGAACGGTTCCGTCGCCACCGTGCGGGTCCTGGAGGCCAAGCCCTATCAGGCGTGAGTCCCGCCCGCCCCGCTGAAACCCGCAGAACACCGTGGAATGCCTCCGCGCCCGCCGCGCGGGGGCATATCTGCGTCCGGGAAACGTACCGGCGCGGCTGCGCGTTGCGGTGCCGCCGGGGCGGTTTTTCGCCCCGGCCCTTAACACCGCCGCCCGTGTGCCGGTGCGTTTTCCGGAATACCGCGGGGGCGGCGGCACATCCGCGCCGGCCGAGAGCACCGGGCCGTGGTGTCCGGTGGGACACCACGGCCCGGGAGGTGCCGCCCGACAGGGTGGGTCAGGCGTCGCGGCGCTTGAGCAGATAGGCGGCGAGGGCGAGCAGGGCGGCCGTCCACAGGCACAACACCCCGAAGCCCTGCCAGGGCGAGAGCAGATCGTCCGGACCCTGCACCGCCTGCCCGATCAGCGGGCCGGCCTCGGTGGGGAGGTAGGCGTTGAGGTACTCGCCGAGCTTCCCGGGCAGCAGCTGGGCCATCGGCGCCACCACGAAGACGAACGCGATCACCCCGGTGATCCCGGCCGCCGGGTGCCGGAAGATCGCCCCGATGGCGAGCGCGAACAGTCCGAGTACGGCCAGATACAGTCCGCTGCCCACCACGGCCCGGAACACGCCGGGGTCACCGAGAGAGACCGGGGCCTTCTCCTCCAGCATGGCGGCGCCTATGAAGAACGAGGCGAACGCGGCGACCACACTCACCGCCAGCACCAGCAGCGAGAACACCGTCGCCTTGGCGGCCAGCATCGGCACCCGGCGGGGCACGGCCAGCAGGCTGGCCCGGATCA
It contains:
- the greA gene encoding transcription elongation factor GreA; this translates as MTQTSDTVTWLTQEAYDQLKTELEYLSGPARIEIARKIEAAREEGDLKENAGYHAAKEEQGKQEARVRQLTQLLESAQVGQAPADTGVVAPGMVVTIAFDGDEDDTMTFLLASREFATSDIETYSPKSPLGSGVNGKKVGQDAQYELPNGSVATVRVLEAKPYQA
- a CDS encoding tetratricopeptide repeat protein; this translates as MATQLALTQEHRAEIDRLLVRAAEEEVRRSDGRVDGRQLLQRARSTIDEIHRPALEEYAVYRRAEDEFSPGRLSDRFRPQALGGAIAATVAASVAVLILVGGSDLATSVAFFDAVVTIAAGLLGYALYAVFAHQWAIQRHAGDRHQPGGVEALRLEWLTAVEVRGIRPYLDQQRALTPHRESAVPEQRDPRRAPQQQRRPDRSAAARTRSVLTKSFGRLPEPGHPFIGRRRHLTQITQWVNRDRARTDTRPTVVVLHGPSGSGRTMLARWAAHELRELFRGACLVDLRGQSVDPLPTRDAILHLMNRLGAPRDQLLFREGAGREADAGQLRRLAERYHQHLAGLPVVIILDDATDAEQVRTLIPERSDSLVLVTAAEPLDLDPELPASVHQLPLEALDPTSAEELLRANVGLGSPLLEEQADGPAPGAGPGNASEWLRLADLCDGRPLLLQLVASALTHRTPAQLIEALEAATPEGPGEDPAERVLRTRYTDLSEPARRLLRRLALAGRASLGARAAAALLDVGQSEGAQRLEELNQAGFLHNVRGSRYRLHDLVRRFARVRLFDEESHEERSAAQERLIRSYAELADTVIRLVDGKTSTRADLLPAAAGGHGFSSLDSALRWLDDETSFITATLRYADERVDRQAVQHLLGALCDYCLLRGDLYRLGELNELTQAVNQGLLTRSVQWRTGVAARQLGELDKARSTLSSVVTLYQEAQNNAGTARALRDLGITLQHQGQLPEAQSKLREALDLQQARELAGDRGWTLHALAAVERERGRLGSARGMLAEALRLHQGSGSVHGEAWTRFQLGQTLLWAGRIPDAEQELRTALDLYERSQDVRGVAFATTELGLARLHDGDTTSAQEQLRAALAQHRETEDARGEAWSLYYLGQAQEEGGDPESALRSLEQARTMFSRMRDIYGLAWARHHSARVTRDIRAQSTGSLRNSGFARQLLTDARRDFQRAGVTHGEAWSALELAVIDAGNERAGQALELADEALRLFTEGYGDGEPDRRGADWAQFLRCTLLPLASPGGSEIGEAVAQQELSELLEAEHPLRDPRLTDAASSYVLMLERGHGPESGWTAWRMGMVPRRGARDVLGVPA
- a CDS encoding DUF4307 domain-containing protein; the encoded protein is MATVRDGVPEGRYGRTGTDADARTDRRLKITGLVLGVLLLAFVGWAGVSYISGQKVTAEVTGFTVTSDTEVSVNIAVRKPASVTGVCTVRSQAADGLEVGRAEFRFEENSDSVHRSVVLRTTELATSAELMGCAEG
- the mca gene encoding mycothiol conjugate amidase Mca: MTKQLRLMAVHAHPDDESSKGAATMAKYVSEGVDVLVVTCTGGERGSILNPKLQGDAYIEENIHEVRAKEMAEAREILGVRQEWLGFVDSGLPEGDPLPPLPEGCFGLQDVEAAAEPLVALIRSFKPHVITTYDENGGYPHPDHIMTHKISMVAYEAAGDPERYPDAGEPWTPLKLYYNQGFNRPRTVALHEALLARGLESPYGEWLERWDEMERVGRTLTTFVPCAEFFPVRDKALIAHATQIDPEGGWFRVPMDVQQEVWPTEDYELAQSRVQTSIPESDLFAGIRDNDRYE
- a CDS encoding ABC transporter permease subunit; translated protein: MSTVTAVTVADPETRQAGFGRLMQSEWTKIRSVRSTIWSLALLLILFPGFTAGLVALAVSEWDNTSEADLALIVADPAGVILASGFLVGQLAICVLGVLVIASEYSTGMIRASLLAVPRRVPMLAAKATVFSLLVLAVSVVAAFASFFIGAAMLEEKAPVSLGDPGVFRAVVGSGLYLAVLGLFALAIGAIFRHPAAGITGVIAFVFVVAPMAQLLPGKLGEYLNAYLPTEAGPLIGQAVQGPDDLLSPWQGFGVLCLWTAALLALAAYLLKRRDA
- a CDS encoding ABC transporter permease, which translates into the protein MTTDTLRTPPPAAPPGGRITLRQNLRDSLVVAKRNLLRMLRIPETVVFGLIQPIMFVVLFAYVFGGSISIPGAGLSASAYREFLMGGIFAQTVTFATAGAAAGIAEDMQKGIIDRFRSLPMARGAVLTGRTFADLAQTAVILVVLAIVAFLVGWRIHHGPLSALGAFGLLLLLGYAFTWIGALIGLSVRTPEAATSGGLVWLFPLTFISVAFVPSENMPGWLQPVAEWNPFSATVLAVRDLFGNLPPGYQAPDVWPMQHPALASILWSVLIIVIFRTLAVRKYQRATG